The DNA segment CGCGACCAGCGAAGCGAGCGCTCCGAGGAACGCCGCGAGCGGCACGCCGAGGCCGGCGACGCCGGCAATGAGAGCGAGGACGCCACCGAGGCTCGCGCCACCCGAGACGCCCAGGACATAGGGGTCGGCGAGCGGATTGCGCAGCAGCGCTTGAAAGGCGACGCCGGCGACACCGAGAAGTCCGCCGAGAGCCGCCGCGGTGAGCACCCGCGGCAGGCGCAGGGCAAAGAGGATCGCCTCCTGCGCTTCGCTCCACACGCCGCCCGCGAGGAGGCGCTGCCAGAGCGGAACCTGAGCGGCGCCGAAGCTCACCGCGAAGCCGATCGCGAGCGCGAGGAGCGCCCCGAGTCCGAACGTCACCAGCGCGAGCCGGCGCCAGGGTGCCGGGGCGGCAGCTCCGGCAAGCGCGGGGGTGTCGGAGAGGGAGGGGGAGGGGGAGGGGGAGCTCATCGACCCGCGTCCTCGGCCGGACGGGGGGCGCCGCCGAAGTCCTCGGGTCGCGTCGCACCGAAGACCTCGGGATGGACGAGGCGACCCATGAGCTCGGCCATGTCGGCGAGCCGCGGGCCGGGCACCAGCAGCTGCCACGGATCGACGACGGCAACACGACTCTCGGCCACCGCCGGCAGGAACGGCCAAGCGGCCCAGAACCCGGCCTGCATGCCGCGCGAATGCCCCGGCCGGTTGTCGGCGCTGTCGACGATGACCTCCGGGGCGCGCACCAGTATCGCCTCGAGGGCGATCATGGGATAAGGCGACGCGGCATCGTGCGCGACGTTCTCGCCGCCGGCGATGGTCACCAGCTCGTCGAGATGCGAGCCCGGGCCGGCAACGAAGAGCGGGTCGTGCCCGACCGCGACGAGGACGCGGCGCCGCGGGACGGTGGCCGCCCGCTGGCGGACCTCGGCGATCCGCGCCGCGATGCGATCGAGAAGCTGGCGGGCTTCGTTGGCGCGGTCGACCCGGCGCCCGGCCTCGGCGATCGCCGCCAGGGTGCCGGCGAAGGTCGAAGTTTCCAAGGCGACGACCTCGATCCCCAGCCCGACGAGCCGGGCGTGCTCGCCACGGCCGGCCTCGCTCGCCGCGGTGAACAGCTGCGTCACCCCGAGCTCGACGAGGCGCTCGGCGTTCGGCGCGTCGAACGCCCCGATCTTCGGCAGCCGTGCGAGCTCGGGCGGCCAGTCGACGAAGTCGCCCACCGCGACGATGCGGGGCGCGACGCCGAGCGCGACCAGCGTCTCCGCCGCCGAAGGCGACATCACCGCGATGCGCCCGCCGGCGGCGCCCGCCGCGGCGCCGGGAGCTGCGGCGGGCG comes from the Thermoanaerobaculia bacterium genome and includes:
- a CDS encoding ABC transporter substrate-binding protein, coding for MSRPTALFAALFAGSALLASACGAPPGAPGAAAPAAAPGAAAGAAGGRIAVMSPSAAETLVALGVAPRIVAVGDFVDWPPELARLPKIGAFDAPNAERLVELGVTQLFTAASEAGRGEHARLVGLGIEVVALETSTFAGTLAAIAEAGRRVDRANEARQLLDRIAARIAEVRQRAATVPRRRVLVAVGHDPLFVAGPGSHLDELVTIAGGENVAHDAASPYPMIALEAILVRAPEVIVDSADNRPGHSRGMQAGFWAAWPFLPAVAESRVAVVDPWQLLVPGPRLADMAELMGRLVHPEVFGATRPEDFGGAPRPAEDAGR